The Tripterygium wilfordii isolate XIE 37 chromosome 5, ASM1340144v1, whole genome shotgun sequence DNA segment ATACTTTGATGAAgcggacaattggcagtaagagcactttagacaacttaattgtaaaaaggtcatggacatttttaaaattgtaaaaaagtgtaatttaagggtaatttggtcatctgacttaagatattttttagtttatacctataataccctcctctttcttcttcttcttcttcttctccctccaactatccaactctagtgtgtcctctctttctctcattcttctctactaaaagttatctccttctttctctctttcttcttcttcttcttctggttctcgatctggttcttcgttgtcttcttctccgtttttggccgagtttctcctctcttcatctccttcttcgtcgttgctcaatctggactgcgtcgagttgctctgcttcgtttttgaccgatctggactatgcttcgttgttcaatctgggttgtgctttgtttttttgcagatctggactctggttcgttttttgcagagatgtatcgctatagtatcactatagtatcaccaacaccaaaaaaccactaaaatgatgaaactaatatgcatacttcatcttcctaactacttttcctttcttgattttcttttcttggttacctctcttgttcattttgaaaaaacatttacaagtgcagatatgtatcactatagtatcacgaacacaaaaaattcattaaaatgatacaattgaaccaatatgcatacttcttcttcctaattacttttcctttcttggttttcttttcttggtttgtacatctcttgctcgttttggaaaaacatttacagctgcagagatgtatcactatagtatcacgaacatcaaaaatccactaaaatgacataattgaaccaaaaagacatgtaatgctatcaaatttacattctaacatttatatcatcattttatgagccaaaaatataaattgaacactaaattggatcttatatttaaaagtatcactattgtatcacaattcgtggagagagaaaatcaaaattgaggttattttggtaaaagatgatccccagtgtacttttttaaaaggatgttttagtgattgcacttttttacaattaagtataacctagtgtaccggcctccaaaagtcccttgATGAAGCGGTCGTGAAACTGGGCCACATCCCTCTACCTAACGGCCCATATTTTTTGGGCTTTTTTTACGATCCATTAGGACATAAACAGAACTACTGCCTCCCCAAGTGCCAAGGATTAGCATATTAGGGGTATAAAATCGGTTATGGTcggattttttttcccaattttttgACGTGAATTTAACTGATCAATTATTATCAACAGTTTTTTAATTATGATAATAgttttttaattatttcaatCTGTTATCTGTCGGTTCTAATTACATTTTCTCTTTAAAATGACCAACCAATCAATCGTCAACTAATCGCTTGTTTTGATTTCTACGATTTCTTAACATCCCAGATTGAAAACTAATCCAGAGTACATTTGTTTACACATTTTGAGGATGGGGAGAATTGGCGAGAGAAATATACATTGAATACAACGAATGGCTATGCCCTGAATAATGTCTCTGGTTGTGTGATCACATGTATCTCTTTCACAAAGACCTATATCTTGGTTTTAGCAACTCCATGGAAGGTGCAAGCTCCTTGGACATTGGTCAAAAATGAGCTTCATAAAGCTTTTCACAATACAAGAGTTAAATTGCTGTAAGCATTTACGCGTGATGATGAAGCTTATGCACAACTCTGTATTCTGTATTCAGTTCACAACCAGGTGCTGTATGAGCATGCTCTATCATGAACGGCATTTCGACTTTGCTGATtccacttctttttttaaagctTCTACTTGTTCAACCAAGGCCAAGTTTTCCTGATAAAAGTACAATGTCATTAGAAAGCGAACGACACTTATACCTAAAAATGATTGCTGACGAACATATACCACTGTTGAACTTTGTTATTTCCTCAACAAATTGCGTCGTTAAAACTTTAGTATCTGATATAACAACAACTCAGCTTATCTTCAGCAAAATTGCATCTAACCATTTAATCGGCTGGTGAGAGCATGAAAACATGTAAACAATAAAAGGAAAGCACAAGGCAATTGAACTGTGAGAGGGTGTCCAAGAGTCACCTTTTGTAGCATTACCACCTTTTGCTTTATTCTAGTAACAtcctccaccttcttctcaAGAGACCCATTAATCTGTCAAAGATACATGAGCTAGTAAAGGGGTTAAAAACAAAGTAAACATAAGAAAAGCTAATATGGTTCACAACATCTAAATTAATACTAAATAACGACTTGCGTATAAGATGATCAGCGAACgccaataaattttgaaaatcatgaattaaatcATGAAACCGAGAACTAGAACCGTACAAGCAAAGGAGTCgtctgcaattttgaaattcagTATATTTTAAGGCATTTACAGGAACATTTCATATAAGTCCCCTGGCAATGACAATACAGAAACTCGATACATTTTAGCACATTCACACGAATACTACTACTATCATTAAGCAATTTGCCTCTGGTATAGTCTGTAAGGCAATCAAAGTTTGGTCTCACTTTGGGAAGTGTAAATGTGTAATAACTGTCCAAGACacaaagaagataaagaaaGAGGAGAGATGTCTTTGTTTCATGCCTTACAACTTTTTCTCAGGGGGGGAGGGAAGGGGACTTGTATGGCAGGTCCATTAGGAACAAGGTACCATATACAATATGGTTTAGGAGATGAGAGATCTTAGCAACGTTTTACACTCCTATCAGTTCGTTCATGCATTGCTATGGTAACCATGAAAGACCGCTACTCAATTCCGTAAGAGTCTTAAATTGGATGCTTTCATCTTTTAACCAGAGTAGTTGTTATATATTTAGAATGTATAATTCCTTACAGCCATGGACATTGGCATAAGGCACGCTTCATGCTTCAATTACCAGAATCAACAAAAGAGCCAACTAAAACTATATGTACATCACAAAACACAAACCCAATTCGATCCATTGAGCATTAGCTACTGAGATGATTATTCAGCAAGACGGATCATACATGAGGCACATGAAAGTCTTCCACATTCACAACAAGTAAGGTGAAACCTTGCCAGGCCCAAATATGCAGTAAAAAGAGCAATGCATATCGACAGCAGAAATCCTCTTCCCATATCTGAGTTATTGGGGAGAACAAGGAGGAATGAATTGATCAAGAGTGAGAATAACTACCTCCATCAATTGCTTACCACATTTGGAAGCCCTCTCTGCCTCGGCATTATATCGCATCCTCCACTCCGCGGACTCATCCATTGCGTCTCTATTAGCAAGATCGAACTGCTTCCTAAGAGACGTACATAAGTGCGCACAAAGTAGAACAccaaatcaaattgaaaaacaaGCCAAGAAGATAAAATCCAAAACATCACACCTGGTAATTCTGCACAAAAAGAGTATAATTTGAAAGAACAGAATGAAGCTCTCATTTCCATGGATTAATTAGAGAACTGGAGAGGAGTAAGATGAAGTGATCCAAAACCCTAACAGATATATTGAAGAAAGAAACCTTAGCAATTCAGTGTCGTCAGCGGAGATAGCGTAATCGATGGACCAGAGCCTAAAATAGACAGCAATCCCCAACGCCATCGCCACCAGCAAACCCACCAGCATCCTCCGACTCCCTCTTCCCATTCTCTCTCCCTCCACAGAAAAGCTCTCTGTCATTCTCCACCGAAACCTCTCCTCTCTCCTTAGAACCCCAATGGGCTCATGGGCCGAAAACTTCCAATATGGGACCAGTCCATTGGACTTCTGCAGCCCATTTCGTCCTTGTTTTTTCTGGATGTGCTTTCCATTTTActgagaaacagagagaaaacgcaagaaaaaaaagattggtCTCAATGAAAGAAACAGTAGTGTCTCTGGGCTTCATTATAGGGCATACCCATTCTCTGATCATACAAACAAGCACCTCAGAACCAGAGGACCAATTAACCCATCAAGGGGTTAATCAGtatatcaaaacaaaaacagtGGTGGATCAATATGTCAACAACCCAAAAACGAaaatacaaaaacccaatcactCCTAACGAAATGTGCAAGTATGCATCGCTAATCTTCGAAACCAGTTTTCTGCCAAATGGCATCTCTTACGCGACAAAGGTCTCTCCCTTTAAGCGTCCTCCCAATCCCTTCTTGAACGGAAAGTGAAGCTCCTCTGACTTTCACCAAGTACTCATGAGGCGGGATCCTGTCATCGTCATCACTGTTGTGTTCCTCCTCGTCATCGTCATTGTCATCACTGTTGTCGTCCTCCTCGTCATAGTTACCTCTGTTTTGATGATTACGAGAACGATCTTCCTTTGACCAGTCCCGGAAGTTCACCGGATATGACGCGGACGTCACCGTGTTGGCTCGGTCTCGCTTATCGATCttcctcgaaatcttcttcGAAAGGGAGGTGAGTATTGATTTCTTAGTCTCTAATTGTATGGATTCGTTGAAATTGTAAACATCGGCCTCGTCGAACTCAAAATGGGAGCCCGTTGTGACTGAATTGAAGCTCTCTGGGCTTTGGGAGATGTAATTGGCTTTTGAATTGAAGAGTCTCCTTGACGCCATTGAAGCGAAAGCTTTGAGAAAATTGGTCTCTGTTTTTTCTCTAACTAGCTCAGTCGTGTATTTTTGTGTTCAGAATTGCTGATTGTGTTCGCGTTTTATAGAGTGTGTTGTAGAGAAAATGCCAAGAATTCGTCTTAAAATCATGTGCGTTCATCTTAATATTTAGGGTGagtgaaacaaaaattataaagtCAAACTTATCCTTTACTTGTTAGCAAGATATTTTCCTAATCTAATGAGTTGAGCTTTTGACTCATAATAACTGAGCTTGCTCAATGAGTTGGTGAGTTGAATTTTAGTCTGTAATAATTGAGTTAAGGAGAAATAAAATCGTACGAGTTTGATATACTCATCAGGAAAGTTTGAGATTTAGATAGTTTTTTATTCATTGTGATGATTTTCATATCCCTCGAACATTACTTAATATGTGTGTAGTTTGTGGgccttaaaaaacaaaaaaaccgaATAACTCAAAATTGTTGTGCGAATCACACTCTTTTCGAACAATGTTTTTGGCTTTTTCGTTAATATTAATTCAAAACGGACGACCACACGCGTTTCACATACTCTTTTCGAACGATCACTCACCAGGGACGAGCGAAGTAAAACGTGTGGCGTGCGAATCAAGCGGGGAGTTGACGGGGAGTGAAGTGGAGGGTCCCGCATGAATGCTTCCATTAGGCTAAACCTGGCAGTGACACGTCGGACATTATTAAAACCATTCATCGTCCATTCACTGGACATGCTGGAAATAATTAATGTTTACCTATATAATGTTATCGCCTTATCGGACGAATTATTGCCACTACTAGATAGCTACAAGTTTGTCCTCTCTTGCAAAGGCTGACACGTGGACCAATTGCTACGATTACTTATAATCCATTAGTAATTATTAACCAGAGTGATTCCAACAATTCCACTGATATGTACCATTAAATGTTTTGGGTGTGATATTGTTAAATCCAATATATGATTGCATTGGAATGATGGAGACAAGGTGGAATGATGGAGACCCTCCTATCCTGACGCATAGTCAATACCCGAAATATGGAGCTCCAATTCTTTACttcaattttaaatataaatttatcccCAAAATTGTGTtaaatcttaatttttttaatgaaaaatacaaCATTAGGATTTAAGAGTTAGTATTTAGGATTTAAGGTTTAGTGTttaacatttaatttttttttttttcaaaatttagtaTATTCTAACATGATGAACCTTAAAATACTCAATAAACATTCTAGTTCATCACTTTAACATACGTTTGTAGAGAATTGTAGTCAAAATTGGAGCCCCCTATAATGTAGATATCATGTATCTTCCTCATAATGAAAGTCTAGGTCAAGGGATCCTACGGTAGAagttattgtaattttttaatacAAGATCTCATTTGTTTATCAGTATAGGGTCTTAcgtaattttttaaattcagtATACTATCCTAGATATTTGAAAAATCATCCAAACAcctgataattttattaaaagataattttacATTATACGAAATCTTATCATCTCCTTGGAGGTTGTGCGACTTCTAATGTAGGGTATGAAAGCCCCATGGGCTCCATATGCCCATGACCGTTCCATAAAGATATAAAATGTCAACATCTTGGCGAGTCATAATAAATCGTCACAAGTATTTCAACGCCCTCTCGCGATTTCGGTGTGAAACGCGCGGTTTGTCGCTGTTTTCTGTCGTTTTAATTGTCAATTCAATATTTATTAAGGTCAACGTCAATCCCTTCCATATCCAACGGTGTcgtttttaataatattttggcAGTTTTAACATCATAGGGAAGGAGCTAAGCCCATATCCTTATAGCCCAAGAATAGGATTCAAAAATTCTAGTTGAATTGGGCTTGACTATCTCTAACCCATATGAAGCCCATTACTTTCAACTTGGGCCCATTTTCTTAATACGGTCCGTCACCTGCAAAACCCTAGTTTATATACTCCGCATCGCTCTTTACTTCCAACTCCGAAGCTGAAACCTAGCCATGCCGCCAAAGTTTGACCCATCTCAGGTCATTGATGTTTACGTCCGCGTAACCGGAGGCGAGGTTGGTGCCGCCAGCTCCCTCGCCCCGAAGATTGGGCCGCTCGGTCTCTCCCCAAAGAAGATCGGAGAAGACATTGCGAAGGAAACTGCTAAGGACTGGAAGGGTTTGAGAGTCACCGTGAAGCTTACCGTCCAGAATCGTCAGGCTAAGGTATCGGTGGTGCCCTCAGCGGCGGCGCTAGTTATCAAGGCCCTCAAGGAGCCGGAGAGAGACCGCAAGAAAACTAAGAATATCAAGCACAACGGGAACATCTCTCTCGATGACGTGATCGAGATCGCCAAGGTTATGCGGCCCAGGTCCATGGCCAAGGACTTGAGCGGGACCGTGAAGGAGATTTTGGGGACTTGCGTCTCTGTTGGTTGTACCGTCGATGGGAAGGACCCCAAGGATCTTCAGCAGGAGATTACTGAGGGTGATGTTGAAATTCCACAAGATTGAAGGGATAGCTATCTGCAAGAGGTTGGAATGCTGTGTTTCTATTCATCATTCAGTTTTGAATTCTATAGAATTATCAAGTTATTTGTGCTGTGTAAGCCTCCAAATTCATGTTTTATATCTTCTATGAGTTTTGGGATTTTGCTTGAATTGGGAGAGGCAAGGCTTAAGTTATTGACTTATATAATGTTTGAGACTGAAATTCGATCGTAGTTTTATAATGCATTTGAATTAATCGATGCTTGTATTTAGTTTTTCTATATCTTATTGTGCGTAGCTGTTCAAGGTTGTTATATGTTGGCTATATTATCAGTTTGTGGATAATAGCCGCGGCAGCATGCATTGGCTATATCTCCAAATCTGACTTGTCTTGGTCAAAACTAGCTTGCCAAAGCCAAATGTGCCTTTGGACCCAATAGACGGTGAGCAGGTTTGTAGTAAAAGAAGGGGAA contains these protein-coding regions:
- the LOC119999135 gene encoding uncharacterized protein LOC119999135, translating into MTESFSVEGERMGRGSRRMLVGLLVAMALGIAVYFRLWSIDYAISADDTELLRKQFDLANRDAMDESAEWRMRYNAEAERASKCGKQLMEINGSLEKKVEDVTRIKQKVVMLQKENLALVEQVEALKKEVESAKSKCRS
- the LOC119999134 gene encoding ATPase family AAA domain-containing protein 2-like, translating into MASRRLFNSKANYISQSPESFNSVTTGSHFEFDEADVYNFNESIQLETKKSILTSLSKKISRKIDKRDRANTVTSASYPVNFRDWSKEDRSRNHQNRGNYDEEDDNSDDNDDDEEEHNSDDDDRIPPHEYLVKVRGASLSVQEGIGRTLKGRDLCRVRDAIWQKTGFED
- the LOC119998199 gene encoding 60S ribosomal protein L12-like, with translation MPPKFDPSQVIDVYVRVTGGEVGAASSLAPKIGPLGLSPKKIGEDIAKETAKDWKGLRVTVKLTVQNRQAKVSVVPSAAALVIKALKEPERDRKKTKNIKHNGNISLDDVIEIAKVMRPRSMAKDLSGTVKEILGTCVSVGCTVDGKDPKDLQQEITEGDVEIPQD